In Syntrophotaleaceae bacterium, a genomic segment contains:
- a CDS encoding ion channel, producing MIWPALLAGTLMILVSIVDIFLTVLYARKGSGLLSPLMTRWFWRAVKILSQPLGSSRGTALTFVGPALVIVLAATWALLLLFGFALIFWPCLGATLQAGKGATSTDFLTAVYYSGFCLTTLGLGDIAPQSGLVRLLTVAEAALGFSFFTLTITYFLSVFSALLRRNAFSSLVHQKTGLSGKSAFLVVGLLSKSSLGETGPHLRELAAGVADILESDHFYPVLHFFRFHGRHYALPWTLAILLDTVSLLRTLPLTAYQEIELEVCQLETACRELLRQLSEDFIGRQAAGGNGFSTDTVSLWHGHYSEVLRAVQSRGALSEEGTPGGEEYVQSRSEWQAELEELCHAMAFDAEDIL from the coding sequence ATGATCTGGCCGGCGCTCCTTGCGGGAACCCTGATGATCCTGGTTTCCATCGTCGATATTTTTCTGACGGTTCTATACGCCCGCAAAGGATCGGGTCTTTTGTCTCCCCTTATGACCCGCTGGTTCTGGAGGGCCGTCAAGATCCTGTCCCAACCCCTCGGATCTTCCAGAGGCACGGCGCTGACCTTTGTCGGTCCGGCACTGGTGATTGTCCTCGCCGCGACCTGGGCTCTCCTGCTCCTGTTCGGTTTTGCCCTGATCTTCTGGCCCTGCCTCGGGGCGACGCTTCAAGCCGGCAAAGGTGCCACCTCCACAGACTTTCTAACGGCGGTCTACTACAGCGGCTTTTGCCTGACCACCCTGGGTCTTGGCGATATCGCGCCGCAAAGCGGCCTGGTCCGGCTGTTGACGGTCGCCGAGGCGGCCCTGGGTTTCTCCTTTTTCACCCTCACCATCACCTATTTCCTGTCGGTTTTCAGTGCCCTGTTGCGGCGGAACGCTTTTTCTTCCCTCGTTCATCAGAAAACCGGGCTGTCCGGCAAATCGGCCTTTCTGGTCGTCGGTCTGCTCTCCAAGTCCAGCCTCGGCGAGACCGGTCCCCACCTGCGGGAACTGGCAGCCGGAGTCGCCGACATCCTCGAGTCCGATCATTTCTACCCGGTTCTGCACTTCTTCCGCTTCCACGGCCGGCATTACGCGCTTCCCTGGACTCTCGCCATTCTCCTCGACACCGTCAGCCTTCTGCGAACCCTGCCACTGACCGCTTATCAGGAGATAGAACTGGAAGTCTGCCAGCTGGAAACAGCCTGCCGGGAACTTCTGCGTCAGTTGAGCGAGGATTTCATTGGGCGCCAGGCTGCAGGAGGCAACGGTTTTTCGACTGATACGGTTTCCCTCTGGCACGGTCACTATTCTGAAGTTCTCAGGGCTGTGCAATCCCGAGGCGCGCTGAGCGAGGAAGGAACGCCGGGCGGGGAGGAGTATGTCCAGTCCAGAAGCGAATGGCAGGCAGAGCTTGAGGAACTTTGCCATGCCATGGCTTTTGATGCCGAGGACATTCTGTGA
- a CDS encoding mechanosensitive ion channel family protein encodes MKRLRIVVPLAMAFLTMGLPSALAVQGGFEISGEPGEASQQEASIPLNAVPDQRLEERINAVLGVIPDFRDIRAESRSGVVRLTGRADRIVDSQAAERLVSRFEGVVYVVDEILIEPRFDIRFEPVLRKLESGMAWLQRLLPLLILATAIVVVFWGVGSAIARWEWLYSRMSSNRLRQIFLRRVMSRLMIFAGIILALYILGLTALVGAIVGAAGLIGLALGFAFRDIAENYLAGFLLSSRSLFSVGDRVDICQNEGKLVRMGMRELILMTYEGNHVRIPNAEVFRSVTVNYSRNPERECNFSVGVDTGEDLDHVREVGCGALAAMTGVLHDPEPFMRVEDFGEYAMLVRFHLWVDQRNYSFRKVRSEAKRILKMALDEAGIRMPSPQREVRIAPEGKPGDPEKRPRRSATEAARQVDVSPEKHINRQIDEEILRSFHGSRR; translated from the coding sequence ATGAAGCGGTTGAGAATCGTAGTGCCGCTTGCAATGGCCTTTCTCACCATGGGGCTCCCGTCGGCCCTGGCAGTGCAGGGTGGGTTCGAGATATCCGGTGAACCGGGTGAAGCAAGTCAGCAGGAAGCCTCGATCCCCCTGAATGCCGTTCCCGACCAGCGGCTGGAAGAACGGATCAATGCGGTGCTTGGCGTCATTCCGGACTTTCGGGACATCCGGGCCGAGTCGCGTTCGGGAGTCGTCAGGCTCACCGGTCGGGCCGACAGGATCGTCGACTCCCAGGCTGCCGAGCGTCTGGTCTCGCGTTTCGAAGGGGTCGTCTACGTGGTGGACGAAATCCTCATAGAGCCCCGTTTCGACATTCGGTTCGAGCCCGTTCTGCGCAAACTCGAGAGCGGGATGGCATGGTTACAGCGACTGCTTCCGCTCCTCATATTGGCCACCGCCATTGTGGTCGTTTTCTGGGGGGTGGGCAGTGCCATCGCCCGCTGGGAATGGCTGTATTCCCGCATGAGCAGCAACCGGCTCAGGCAGATTTTCCTGCGCCGGGTCATGTCGCGCCTGATGATCTTCGCGGGCATCATCCTCGCCCTCTACATTTTGGGACTGACCGCCCTTGTGGGCGCCATTGTCGGCGCAGCAGGCCTTATCGGTCTCGCGCTCGGTTTCGCCTTTCGCGACATCGCTGAAAATTATCTTGCTGGGTTTCTGCTCTCCTCGCGCAGCCTCTTTTCCGTCGGCGATCGCGTGGACATCTGTCAGAACGAGGGCAAGCTGGTGAGAATGGGCATGCGCGAACTTATCCTCATGACCTACGAGGGCAACCACGTGCGCATCCCCAACGCCGAGGTCTTTCGAAGCGTGACCGTCAACTACTCCAGGAACCCGGAAAGGGAATGCAACTTCAGCGTGGGCGTCGACACCGGGGAGGACCTCGACCACGTCCGTGAGGTGGGCTGCGGAGCGCTGGCCGCCATGACGGGCGTTCTGCACGACCCGGAACCTTTCATGCGCGTCGAGGATTTCGGCGAGTATGCCATGCTCGTGCGCTTTCACCTGTGGGTGGACCAGCGCAACTACAGCTTTCGGAAGGTGCGCAGCGAGGCCAAGCGGATCCTGAAGATGGCCCTGGACGAGGCGGGCATCAGGATGCCTTCGCCGCAGCGGGAAGTCAGAATCGCGCCCGAGGGCAAGCCGGGCGATCCGGAGAAGCGGCCTCGGAGATCAGCAACCGAGGCCGCGAGACAGGTGGATGTGAGCCCCGAAAAGCACATCAACCGCCAGATCGACGAGGAGATCCTACGGTCGTTTCACGGGAGCCGCAGGTAG
- a CDS encoding arylsulfatase, whose product MADKKPNILILWGDDIGWWNISYNNRGQMGYRTPNIDRVANEGVAFTDYYGQQSCTAGRAAFITGQNPIRTGLTKVGMPGADVGLQKEDPTIAELLKPLEYATGQFGKNHLGDRDEFLPTMHGFDEFYGNLYHLNAEEEPEDPDYPQDPEFRKRFGPRGVLHSKADGKGGQTVEDTGPLTRKRMETIDDEVTEQALRFMEEAHKDGKPFFLWYNTTAMHFRTHRADKHKGKSGQGAYNDVMVAHDEHIGQMLDKLDQLGIADDTIVMYSTDNGPHYNTWPDGAITPFRSEKNTNWEGAWRVPAFVRWPSRFKPGTVLNGIVSHQDWLPTLLAAVGEPDVKEKLLNGHKAGEKTFKVHIDGQNMLPYLSGEVEESPRKSFFYISDDGDILAIRMEDWKVVLMEQRAKTLMCWLEPFVNLRAPKLFHLRRDPFERADENSNTYFDWYITHAYTIYAMQAVVAKQIENFKEFPPRQKPASFNLDAVLRTLQEAGGGGMH is encoded by the coding sequence ATGGCGGACAAGAAACCGAACATCCTGATTCTCTGGGGCGATGATATCGGTTGGTGGAACATCAGCTACAACAACCGGGGTCAGATGGGCTACCGGACACCGAACATCGATCGGGTGGCCAACGAGGGGGTCGCCTTCACCGATTACTATGGCCAGCAGAGCTGCACGGCGGGCCGGGCGGCCTTCATCACAGGGCAGAATCCGATCCGCACCGGCCTGACCAAGGTGGGGATGCCCGGCGCCGACGTGGGTCTGCAGAAGGAAGACCCGACCATCGCCGAACTGCTCAAGCCTCTCGAATACGCCACGGGTCAGTTCGGCAAAAACCATCTGGGGGACAGGGACGAGTTTCTGCCCACCATGCACGGCTTCGACGAATTCTACGGCAACCTCTACCACCTGAACGCGGAGGAAGAACCCGAAGACCCCGATTATCCCCAGGACCCGGAGTTCAGGAAGCGCTTCGGCCCCCGGGGGGTGCTCCACAGCAAGGCCGATGGCAAGGGGGGGCAGACCGTCGAGGACACCGGCCCCCTGACCAGAAAGCGGATGGAGACCATCGACGACGAGGTCACCGAGCAAGCGCTCCGTTTCATGGAGGAGGCCCACAAGGACGGCAAACCGTTTTTCCTCTGGTACAACACGACCGCGATGCACTTCCGGACCCATCGGGCCGACAAGCACAAGGGCAAGAGCGGGCAGGGCGCCTACAACGACGTCATGGTCGCCCATGACGAACATATCGGGCAGATGCTCGACAAGCTCGACCAGCTCGGCATCGCCGACGACACCATCGTCATGTACTCCACCGACAACGGCCCTCACTACAACACCTGGCCGGATGGGGCCATCACGCCATTTCGCAGCGAAAAGAACACCAACTGGGAGGGGGCGTGGCGGGTGCCGGCCTTCGTGCGCTGGCCGAGTCGCTTCAAGCCGGGGACGGTCCTCAACGGCATCGTCTCCCATCAGGACTGGCTGCCGACCCTTCTGGCCGCCGTGGGGGAACCGGACGTCAAGGAAAAGCTTCTCAACGGACACAAGGCTGGGGAAAAAACCTTCAAGGTGCACATCGACGGCCAGAACATGCTGCCCTACCTGAGCGGGGAGGTTGAGGAAAGTCCCCGCAAATCCTTCTTCTATATCAGTGACGACGGCGACATCCTGGCGATCCGCATGGAGGACTGGAAAGTCGTGCTGATGGAGCAGAGGGCGAAGACACTGATGTGCTGGCTCGAGCCCTTCGTGAATTTACGGGCGCCCAAGCTCTTTCATCTGCGGCGGGACCCCTTCGAGCGGGCGGACGAAAATTCCAATACCTATTTCGACTGGTACATCACGCACGCCTACACCATCTATGCCATGCAGGCGGTGGTGGCGAAACAGATAGAGAATTTCAAGGAATTCCCGCCCCGCCAGAAACCGGCGTCCTTCAACCTGGATGCCGTCCTGAGGACGTTGCAGGAGGCTGGAGGAGGTGGCATGCATTAA
- a CDS encoding anaerobic sulfatase maturase, producing the protein MTVFQTRSAFHVMAKPTGSRCNLSCAYCFFLKKDRLYPGSDFRMSDETMERYIRQTLEAHRVPRVTIAWQGGEPTLMGLDFFRRAVQVEKKYLKPGMSIENTLQTNGVLLDEEWCRFLHQNRFLVGLSLDGPRFCHDAFRRDRAGRPVFDQVVRSVRLMQRHKVEFNVLCTVNAVNSRHPLDVYRFFRDELKAPYLQFIPIVERVNDTGDQAGTEISERSVQPRQYGKFLIDIFDEWIRRDVGRMFVQFFDGVLASYLWGRSTLCTLGPTCGEGVALEHNGDVYSCDHYVEPAYLLGNIGQTHLARLVSSEAQGRFGAAKSSDLPGDCRKCAYLFTCYGECPKNRVLVTSEGEPGLNWLCEGLKAFFAHTEKPMKQMAELLRTGQPAERIMTLARSGPKGGKPDHQKPERR; encoded by the coding sequence ATGACGGTTTTTCAAACCCGCTCCGCTTTTCACGTCATGGCCAAACCCACGGGCTCCCGTTGCAACCTGAGCTGTGCCTACTGTTTTTTCCTCAAAAAGGACCGCCTCTACCCTGGCAGCGACTTTCGCATGTCCGATGAAACCATGGAGCGGTACATTCGCCAGACCCTCGAAGCGCACCGGGTGCCCCGGGTGACGATTGCCTGGCAGGGGGGGGAGCCGACCCTGATGGGGCTCGATTTCTTTCGCCGCGCCGTGCAGGTGGAGAAGAAGTATCTCAAGCCCGGAATGAGCATCGAAAACACCCTGCAGACCAACGGCGTGCTGCTGGATGAGGAGTGGTGCAGATTTTTACACCAAAACCGGTTTCTGGTGGGACTTAGCCTCGACGGACCCCGTTTCTGTCACGATGCCTTTCGCCGCGATCGGGCGGGGAGACCGGTTTTCGACCAGGTGGTCCGGTCAGTCCGGCTGATGCAGAGGCACAAGGTCGAGTTCAATGTTCTCTGCACGGTCAATGCCGTCAATAGCCGGCACCCGCTGGACGTGTACCGGTTTTTCCGGGATGAACTGAAAGCCCCCTACCTCCAGTTCATCCCCATCGTGGAGCGGGTCAACGACACCGGGGACCAGGCCGGGACGGAGATTTCCGAGCGATCGGTGCAGCCTCGGCAGTATGGGAAGTTTCTGATCGACATCTTCGACGAATGGATTCGACGGGACGTGGGGCGCATGTTCGTGCAGTTCTTCGACGGCGTACTCGCCTCCTACCTGTGGGGGCGCTCGACCCTCTGCACTCTGGGGCCGACCTGCGGCGAAGGGGTGGCTCTGGAGCACAACGGTGACGTCTACTCCTGCGATCATTACGTGGAGCCGGCGTATCTGCTGGGAAACATCGGCCAGACCCATCTCGCCCGACTGGTCTCCTCCGAAGCCCAAGGGCGGTTCGGGGCGGCCAAATCCTCCGATCTGCCCGGCGACTGTCGAAAATGCGCCTATCTCTTTACCTGTTACGGAGAGTGCCCGAAAAACCGCGTTCTGGTCACGTCGGAGGGAGAGCCGGGCCTGAACTGGCTCTGCGAAGGGCTCAAGGCATTCTTTGCCCATACGGAAAAGCCGATGAAACAGATGGCCGAGCTGCTGCGGACAGGGCAGCCGGCCGAGCGGATCATGACCCTTGCCCGCAGTGGGCCAAAGGGTGGAAAACCAGACCACCAGAAACCGGAAAGGAGATAA